The Geodermatophilaceae bacterium NBWT11 genome has a segment encoding these proteins:
- the cobN gene encoding cobaltochelatase subunit CobN, producing the protein MRTFTLLSTGDTDLLSAKAGASDWKLGNPYRVGPGELAEFAAGTDLVVFRILGARRKYEDMIQPLLNSGLPVVVLGGEQLPDAELMELSTVPMGVATEAHAYLAQGGPDNIDQLHRFLADTVLLDGEGFQAPAVAPDWGLLDRPTQATGPRVAVLYYRAHHLAGNTAFVHALSAAIETAGAVPVPVYCSSLRSVAPEMLDVLRTCDALVVTVLAAGGSKPATAQAGGDDGAWDVGELARLDVPVIQGLVLGTPREVWAANDDGLSPLDVGNQVAIPEFDGRIITVPFSFKEVDDEGLTSYVADLERCARVAGIAVAHARLRHTAPADRKIVVMLSAYPTKHSRIGNAVGLDTPASVVRLLAAMAGQGYDIGPFDGPGSLPGVADLDGDALVHALIAAGGQDPDWLTEEQLSGNPVRIAAADYRAFFDTLPAELTDRMVEHWGPPPGELFVDRSHDPDGEIVFAALRAGNLVVMVQPPRGFGENPIAIYHDPDLPPSHHYLAAYHWLRTSFGAHAVVHVGKHGNLEWMPGKTVGLSAACAPDAALGDLPMVYPFLVNDPGEGSQAKRRAHAVLVDHMVPPMARADTYGDIARLEQLLDEHANIAAMDPPKLPAVRQQIWTLIQAAKLDHDLGLDDRPHDAEFDEMILNVDGWLCAIKDSQIRDGLHVFGSPPEGDARVGLVLAILRARQIWGGSVAMPGLREALGLVEDGSAGLHETDDVEARALALVTGMEEAGWTSAAVPTVIETVLGEPHADVERVLRFAVEEVVPRLAKTTDELDMALHALEGGYVPAGPSGSPLRGLVNVLPTGRNFYSVDPRAVPSRLAWETGQGLAESLVERYVSETGEHPRSVGLSVWGTSAMRTSGDDVAQVLALLGVRPVWDEASRRVTKLEAIPLAELERPRIDVTVRISGFFRDAFPHVVTMLDDAVTLAAGLDETPEQNFVKAHVDADVAEHGDRRRATTRVFGSKPGAYGAGLLSLIDSRDWRTDADLAEVYAVWGGYAYGRDLDGVAARSDMETSYRRIAVAAKNIDTREHDIADSDDYFQYHGGMVATVRALTGSSPKAYVGDSTRPEHVRTRSLVEETSRVFRARVVNPKWLAAMRRHGYKGAFEMAATVDYLFGYDATTGVVADWMYEKLTQTYVLDPENRAFMEESNPWALHGIAERLLEAADRGLWAEPDPQLMADLKQAYLDTEGDIEGGETPAQTSTQPTPERTP; encoded by the coding sequence ATGCGCACCTTCACGCTGCTCTCCACCGGCGACACCGACCTGCTCTCGGCCAAGGCCGGCGCCTCGGACTGGAAGCTGGGCAACCCCTACCGGGTCGGCCCCGGCGAGCTGGCCGAGTTCGCCGCCGGCACCGACCTCGTCGTGTTCCGGATCCTCGGCGCCCGCCGGAAGTACGAGGACATGATCCAGCCACTGCTGAACAGCGGGCTGCCCGTCGTCGTCCTCGGCGGGGAGCAGCTGCCCGACGCAGAGCTCATGGAGCTGTCCACGGTGCCCATGGGCGTGGCCACTGAGGCGCACGCCTACCTCGCGCAGGGCGGGCCGGACAACATCGACCAGCTGCACCGCTTCCTGGCCGACACCGTTCTGCTGGACGGCGAGGGCTTCCAGGCCCCGGCCGTCGCGCCGGACTGGGGGCTGCTCGACCGGCCGACCCAGGCCACCGGTCCCCGGGTCGCCGTCCTCTACTACCGGGCGCACCACCTGGCCGGCAACACCGCGTTCGTGCACGCACTGAGCGCGGCGATCGAGACCGCCGGCGCCGTCCCGGTCCCGGTCTACTGCTCCTCGCTGCGCTCGGTCGCCCCCGAGATGCTCGACGTGCTGCGCACCTGCGACGCCCTGGTGGTCACCGTGCTGGCGGCCGGCGGTTCGAAGCCGGCCACCGCCCAGGCCGGGGGGGACGACGGCGCGTGGGACGTCGGCGAGCTCGCCCGCCTCGACGTGCCGGTGATCCAGGGCCTGGTGCTGGGCACCCCCCGTGAGGTCTGGGCGGCCAACGACGACGGGCTGTCCCCGCTCGACGTGGGCAACCAGGTCGCGATCCCGGAGTTCGACGGCCGGATCATCACCGTGCCGTTCTCCTTCAAGGAGGTCGACGACGAGGGCCTGACCTCCTACGTCGCCGACCTCGAGCGCTGCGCCCGGGTCGCCGGCATCGCGGTGGCGCACGCCCGGCTGCGGCACACCGCCCCGGCCGACCGCAAGATCGTGGTGATGCTGTCGGCCTACCCGACCAAGCACTCCCGGATCGGCAACGCGGTCGGCCTGGACACCCCCGCCTCGGTGGTGCGGCTGCTGGCCGCGATGGCCGGCCAGGGCTACGACATCGGCCCGTTCGACGGCCCCGGGTCGCTGCCCGGCGTGGCCGACCTGGACGGCGACGCCCTCGTGCACGCCCTCATCGCCGCCGGTGGGCAGGACCCCGACTGGCTCACCGAGGAGCAGCTCAGCGGCAACCCGGTGCGCATCGCCGCCGCGGACTACCGGGCCTTCTTCGACACGCTGCCCGCCGAGCTCACCGACCGGATGGTCGAGCACTGGGGCCCGCCGCCCGGGGAGCTGTTCGTCGACCGCAGCCACGACCCCGACGGCGAGATCGTCTTCGCCGCGCTGCGCGCCGGCAACCTCGTGGTGATGGTCCAGCCGCCCCGCGGGTTCGGGGAGAACCCGATCGCGATCTACCACGACCCCGACCTGCCGCCCTCCCACCACTACCTGGCCGCCTACCACTGGCTGCGCACCTCGTTCGGCGCGCACGCGGTGGTGCACGTGGGCAAGCACGGCAACCTGGAGTGGATGCCGGGCAAGACCGTCGGGCTGTCCGCGGCCTGCGCCCCCGACGCCGCCCTGGGCGACCTGCCGATGGTCTACCCGTTCCTGGTCAACGACCCCGGCGAGGGCAGCCAGGCCAAGCGCCGTGCGCACGCCGTGCTGGTCGACCACATGGTGCCGCCGATGGCCCGCGCGGACACCTACGGCGACATCGCCCGGCTGGAGCAGCTGCTCGACGAGCACGCCAACATCGCCGCGATGGACCCGCCGAAGCTGCCCGCCGTCCGGCAGCAGATCTGGACGCTCATCCAGGCCGCCAAGCTCGACCACGACCTCGGCCTGGACGACCGCCCGCACGACGCCGAGTTCGACGAGATGATCCTCAACGTCGACGGCTGGCTGTGCGCGATCAAGGACAGCCAGATCCGCGACGGGCTGCACGTGTTCGGCTCCCCGCCCGAGGGCGACGCCCGGGTCGGGCTGGTGCTGGCGATCCTGCGGGCCCGCCAGATCTGGGGCGGCTCGGTCGCCATGCCGGGTCTGCGTGAGGCCCTCGGCCTGGTCGAGGACGGCTCGGCCGGGCTGCACGAGACCGACGACGTCGAGGCCCGCGCGCTGGCCCTGGTCACCGGGATGGAGGAGGCCGGCTGGACGTCGGCCGCCGTCCCCACCGTGATCGAGACCGTGCTGGGCGAGCCGCACGCCGACGTCGAGCGGGTGCTGCGCTTCGCCGTGGAGGAGGTCGTGCCCCGGCTGGCGAAGACCACCGACGAGCTGGACATGGCGCTGCACGCCCTCGAGGGCGGCTACGTGCCGGCCGGTCCGTCGGGCTCGCCGCTGCGTGGCCTGGTCAACGTGCTGCCGACCGGGCGGAACTTCTACTCCGTCGACCCCCGCGCCGTCCCCTCCCGGCTGGCCTGGGAGACCGGTCAGGGCCTGGCCGAGTCCCTGGTCGAGCGGTACGTCAGCGAGACCGGGGAGCACCCGCGTTCGGTCGGGCTGTCGGTGTGGGGCACCTCGGCGATGCGCACCTCCGGCGACGACGTCGCCCAGGTGCTCGCGCTGCTCGGCGTCCGGCCGGTCTGGGACGAGGCCTCCCGCCGGGTCACCAAGCTCGAGGCCATCCCGCTGGCCGAGCTGGAGCGCCCGCGGATCGACGTCACCGTGCGCATCTCCGGGTTCTTCCGGGACGCGTTCCCGCACGTCGTCACGATGCTGGACGACGCGGTGACCCTGGCCGCGGGCCTGGACGAGACACCCGAGCAGAACTTCGTCAAGGCGCACGTGGACGCCGACGTGGCCGAGCACGGGGACCGCCGCCGGGCCACCACCCGGGTGTTCGGCTCCAAGCCCGGGGCCTACGGGGCCGGTCTGCTGTCGCTGATCGACAGCCGGGACTGGCGCACCGACGCCGACCTGGCCGAGGTCTACGCGGTGTGGGGCGGCTACGCCTACGGCCGGGACCTGGACGGCGTCGCCGCCCGGTCGGACATGGAGACCTCCTACCGGCGGATCGCGGTCGCGGCGAAGAACATCGACACCCGCGAGCACGACATCGCCGACTCCGACGACTACTTCCAGTACCACGGCGGGATGGTCGCGACCGTCCGCGCGCTGACCGGCAGTTCGCCCAAGGCCTACGTCGGGGACTCGACCCGGCCCGAGCACGTGCGCACCCGCTCGCTGGTCGAGGAGACCTCCCGGGTGTTCCGCGCCCGGGTGGTCAACCCCAAGTGGCTGGCCGCGATGCGCCGGCACGGCTACAAGGGCGCCTTCGAGATGGCCGCCACCGTGGACTACCTGTTCGGCTACGACGCCACCACCGGCGTCGTCGCCGACTGGATGTACGAGAAGCTCACCCAGACCTACGTGCTCGACCCGGAGAACCGGGCGTTCATGGAGGAGTCCAACCCCTGGGCGCTGCACGGCATCGCCGAGCGGCTGCTCGAGGCCGCCGACCGCGGGCTGTGGGCCGAGCCCGACCCGCAGCTGATGGCCGA
- a CDS encoding long-chain fatty acid--CoA ligase, protein MSVYTDKPWLALYGEGQPASITPEHDTLLAVFEATLTATPDAVAIRYFDGTLTFADLDVASDALAVGLLGAGFAHGDRMGLYVQNDPAFVIGLLGAWKAGGSAVAINPMNKSAELTYLLADSGATALLCLDELYDTVAKGVIEAGKTKVTTVVTCSGLDHQTRGDQRLFEGTVKAHPEGTLDLGELVATHAGEQPPPVQLTGDDIGVLTYTSGTTGRPKGAMNTHSTMVFNACTYREWMGLGPQDSVLGVAPLFHITGLIGHVAIAMLVGCPLVLAHRFHPDVVLEAIREHQPTFTVGAIAVFIALGNATGAGREDFTSLRAVYSGGAPIAPAVTDQLEEKLGVYVHNIYGLTETNSPSHGVPFGVKAPVDENSGALSVGVPVYDTVVRVLGEDGEEVPVGEVGEFATSGPQVVPGYWERPDATAESIPGGELRTGDVGFMDASGWFFLVDRKKDMINAAGYKVWPREVEDVLYGHPAVREAAVVGIPDEKRGETVKAYVSLKPGASVTPEEVIAWSKERMAAYKYPRFVEVVDELPKTTTGKILRRELRARN, encoded by the coding sequence ATGAGCGTCTACACCGACAAGCCCTGGCTGGCCCTCTACGGCGAGGGCCAGCCGGCCTCGATCACCCCCGAGCACGACACCCTGCTCGCGGTCTTCGAGGCCACCCTGACGGCCACCCCCGACGCGGTGGCGATCCGCTACTTCGACGGCACCCTGACCTTCGCCGACCTCGACGTCGCCTCCGACGCCCTCGCGGTCGGACTGCTCGGCGCGGGCTTCGCGCACGGCGACCGGATGGGCCTCTACGTCCAGAACGACCCGGCGTTCGTGATCGGGCTGCTCGGGGCGTGGAAGGCCGGCGGGTCCGCGGTCGCGATCAACCCGATGAACAAGTCCGCCGAGCTGACGTACCTGCTCGCCGACTCCGGCGCCACCGCGCTGCTGTGCCTGGACGAGCTGTACGACACGGTCGCGAAGGGGGTGATCGAGGCCGGGAAGACGAAGGTGACGACGGTCGTCACCTGCTCCGGTCTGGACCACCAGACCCGCGGCGACCAGCGGCTGTTCGAGGGCACGGTCAAGGCCCACCCCGAGGGGACCCTGGACCTGGGGGAGCTCGTGGCGACCCACGCCGGCGAGCAGCCACCGCCGGTGCAGCTGACCGGCGACGACATCGGCGTCCTGACCTACACGTCGGGGACGACGGGGCGACCCAAGGGGGCGATGAACACCCACTCCACGATGGTGTTCAACGCCTGCACCTACCGGGAGTGGATGGGCCTGGGCCCGCAGGACTCGGTGCTCGGGGTGGCGCCGCTGTTCCACATCACCGGGCTGATCGGGCACGTCGCGATCGCGATGCTGGTCGGCTGCCCGCTGGTGCTGGCCCACCGGTTCCACCCCGACGTGGTGCTGGAGGCCATCCGGGAGCACCAGCCGACGTTCACCGTCGGGGCCATCGCGGTGTTCATCGCCCTGGGCAACGCGACCGGGGCCGGCCGGGAGGACTTCACCTCCCTGCGGGCCGTCTACTCCGGTGGCGCCCCGATCGCCCCGGCGGTCACCGACCAGCTGGAGGAGAAGCTCGGGGTCTACGTGCACAACATCTACGGGCTGACCGAGACCAACAGCCCGTCGCACGGGGTCCCGTTCGGGGTCAAGGCACCGGTGGACGAGAACTCCGGGGCGTTGAGCGTCGGCGTCCCGGTCTACGACACCGTCGTCCGGGTGCTGGGCGAGGACGGCGAGGAGGTGCCCGTCGGCGAGGTCGGGGAGTTCGCCACCTCCGGGCCGCAGGTCGTGCCCGGGTACTGGGAGCGCCCGGACGCCACCGCGGAGTCCATCCCGGGCGGGGAGCTGCGCACCGGTGACGTCGGGTTCATGGACGCCTCGGGCTGGTTCTTCCTGGTCGACCGCAAGAAGGACATGATCAACGCGGCCGGCTACAAGGTCTGGCCCCGCGAGGTGGAGGACGTGCTCTACGGCCACCCCGCGGTGCGCGAGGCAGCGGTCGTGGGCATCCCCGACGAGAAGCGCGGCGAGACGGTGAAGGCCTACGTCTCGCTCAAGCCGGGTGCCTCGGTCACCCCCGAGGAGGTCATCGCCTGGTCCAAGGAGCGGATGGCGGCCTACAAGTACCCGCGGTTCGTCGAGGTGGTCGACGAGCTCCCGAAGACCACGACGGGCAAGATCCTCCGCCGCGAGCTGCGGGCGAGGAACTGA